TGCTACCAGGGCAAGAATAATGTAAGCTAAAATCAGCATGAGGTGTAGGATAGTATGAAAAGATGCGAAATTTAAATAAAAATAAGAGGATTATGAATAGGTTACCCAATTTTAACACTGACTTTATATAAGGCTGGTCATTAAAGAAAAATTATTGAAAGTAGCTATTTATGGCAGAACTGGTGATGTAGAAGGTAGGTGTGGAAGAGAAGAAGAAACACAAAGCCATAGAGGAATGCTACCGAAAGGGAGATTGGCAAAATCGTTCTTATCGTCCTGGAGCTTTGCTCAAATGACAGATAATAGCTTATTAGATATCGCTTTTCAACCTTTAAGTCATTCAGATTATGGCAATCAAATAAGATCATATTTTGTCAACAGAAAGGGAAGGACAAACGATATGGTAATGCAGAGATGGGTATCTGAATTTACCAACAAAAATGATATGTTTGATGCAATTGCCAGGGATATAAAACGTAACCACAATATGTTTCATGATACCAAAGGGGGAATGATAAATATATCTCAGGCAATTGAAATTAATAAACCAAATTTTAGAGTATCTCCAATAAATTTATCAGAAATGATAGCTATAGGCGGTGTGCAAGAAGTAGTAGTTAAAAATAATTTAATTAGGGAAAGTATAGAACAAAGCACTATTGATCGCTTTGGAAAAGGACATAATAAGCCGCATACTGCTACAGTTAAGCTAGATATTCTGATTAAAGATTGGTATGGTGTAGATGAAGATGACTTTATGAATCTAAGGCCAGCAGCATTGCTTGGACGAAAGGCAATTGCTGCTTTGTGGGTGCTGCAACACCAAAGAGGTTATAAACCATTTATAAATGTTTATCATTACAGGCACGACCTTAAAATTGTATTCTAATGCGAAAAATAATCGTCTTATTTGTCTTTTTAGCAGGATGTATTTTTGGATGTAAAAATAATGAACCTGTTAAATTTATCAATGTTTATAAGGATTCTGGTTTTGATAATGATGCAGATTCATTGAAAAAAACTGGTTCAAAATTTGATATTTACTACGCTTATAATTACAGCGATACCAATCTTAAACAGCTTATTAGAATTCTTGATACACTTAGCTTCGACACGGCATATAGTAATCATAACTATAGATTTTTAAGATATAATTCCAGTTTGCCTGATACAGCTAAATTAAAAAAAGCGATGAACAGGAAAAATAATAATGTTCAATTAGATATTGAGAATCCTGGAAGTGCAAAATTCTACAAATATCAAATTTTGGATTTTATGTTTGTAAAACATTATGTAAGTGAAGGGAGATCTTTCCCAAACAGCTATACGCTCACATTTAATGATAAAGGAAGTATACACGCTGACCGAAAATATTTCTTGCGCGACAGCATTACTAAAAAACTAGTTGAAGTAGATCAGGATGCTGTGATGCCTGCACAAGTTATTCGCTAGATATTTTTGGAAATCCAGGGTGAAATGTGTCAAATGGAAAAGATAATGTTTTCCCCCTTGTTTGCCTTATTATCTCGGTTTTAATAATATATTGTTTATTTACCCTTAACATTGAAAAACTACTTTTGCCCTCAGTAAAATATTTGGTTAGTATTTTCTAGTTAAGGTTTAGTTGATAAAAAAAATACCCGGGTGGATGTCCGGGTATTTTTTTTGCCATTTTTTCTGGTTATAAATATTTATAAATAAAAGTTGCAATAGTTAAATACTTTAATACATTTGTAGTGTATTAGATAACTAATACACCTAGACGCTACAACTATGATAGAGATTACTAACTTAACCTTCGGCTACAGTAAAAACTCATTATTGTTCAAGAACCTCAACCTGAAACTGGAAGCTGGCCATATTTATGGACTGCTCGGGAAAAATGGAGCGGGGAAATCAACATTACTGAAAAACCTGGCCGGACTCGTTTATCCTTTAGCAGGTCATTGTACATTGAACCACTACAATGCCGCAGATCGTTTGCCAGCTTTTTTGCAAGAGCTGTTTTTTATACCCGAAGAGCTTTTCATGCCGGCACTCACCGCCATACAGTTCATGGAAAGTACTTCACATTTTTACCCGGGCTTTGATGCCATGCAATTTAAAAAGATGCTATTGCAGTTTGATGTGCCTGATGACAGGCAATTAAGTAAACTATCTTTTGGTCAGCAGAAAAAGGTCATGATCAGTTTCGGTCTGGCAACCAATACACCACTGCTGATTATGGATGAACCCACCAATGGACTGGATATCCCTTCAAAAATACAATTCAGGAAAATCATCGCTTCTGCGCTGACTGAAGAAAGGTGTGTGATTATTTCTACACATCAGGTCAGAGATCTGGATAGTCTGATTGATACTTTGGTTGTACTGCATGAGAAAGAAATTGTATTAAATAATTCGCTGGATAACATAGCAGAAAGGTTGCTTTTTACTACAGCTGCTCAGGCAAATACTGAAACCATATTATATACGGAAGAAAATACAATTGGTGTAAATACTATTAGTACTAATACTTCGCAAAAATATAGCAGGGTAGATATGGAAATGCTTTTTAATGCAATCATCTCTGGTCATCAATCAATTATTGACAGCTTAAAATAAATCAAATGAACAACATATTTAGTTTTCAGCGTTTTTTCAAGCTGCTGAGTAAACATACAAGAGAGCAGTATAAAACTTATTTAATTTCCACAGGTGTTTTGATCGGAATTCTATCCCTGATTATGGGGACTGCTGCTTATTTTAATGGAGGAGAGTTTGGTGTTAACGGACAACTGGTTTTCTTTTATCTTTTCCTGTTCTTATCCGGTACGATTTTCACGAGTATGGTCTTTTCAGATTTAGGTGATAAAAAGAAATCCATTCCGGCACTGACACTGCCAGTGTCGCATTTTGAACGTTTTTTAGTAGGCTGGGCCTATTCCTTCCTGTTCTTTCAGGCGATATTTATCATTTGCTTTTTTATAATTGATTTCATTATAATAAGTATAGGAAATATCAATCCACTGATTAAAAATGAACTGGTCAGTATGATTGATAAAAAAGATCAGTTTCTGATCGCATTTTTAATCTTTGGTCTGCTGCATGCAACCGCTTTTTTAGGAGCTATATTTTTTGAGAAACTTCATTTCATTAAAACAGCCTTTGCAGCTTTTGTTATACTGATCATCTTGCAATTGGTGAATGTGCCTATAATAAATCAATTATTCAGAACAAATGGACGCATGCAGCCCATGTTTGTCGGGATATCTTTGGAAGAGAGTGGGCGTAGCTTTTTTATAGCACCATCCGATCTCGCTTATAATATTGTAATTACGATGTTTATTGGAGTCACAGTATTATTATGGACTGCTGCATTTTTCAAACTGAAAGAAAAACAAGTATAAATGGAATTTAGAGAAAACGAAGCCATATATCTGCAAATAGCAGCATTTGTGGGAGATAATATACTCGTAGAGAAATGGATAGAAAAACTTCCTTCTGTCAGGGAACTGGCGGTTGATCTTCAGGTGAATCCAAATACAGTGATGCGCGCCTATGAGTTTCTTCAGGTTAAAGAAGTGCTTGTGAATAAGCGTGGAATTGGTCTTTTTGTTGCGCCTGATGCTAAAGAAAAGCTGAAAGACTATCGGAAAGAGCGGTTTCTTGGGCAGGAGCTTCCAGAGTTTTTCAAAAATATCTCTTTACTGGATATCAGTATAGAAGAGATTCAGCAACGTTATGAAACCTTTACCAAAACAACCAAATAACCTAAACGATCATGAAAACAAGTACAATGTTCATCATTACAGCCATATTGGTTACACTGGTATCTTTATTCGCCTTTGATTACTCCATAAAAAAGGTTTATCTGACGGGAGAATATAAGAGCCGTTTTAACGGAATGGATTTTACACCTTTAAGTGAGGTCGAAAAATTAAATATACAAACTGCAAAGTTACGTGGTATTCAAATTGAATACGGAGCTAAAGAAGGGATCTGGATTGACAGGTCAATAAAAGAGAAGATTAAATTTAATGTTAATCAGCATACATTGAATTTGGGTGCATCCGAAGCTAGTAAAAATGATAAAGATCTTTGGATCAATGGTCATATTGTCATTGTAACCAAAAAATTGAGTGGTGTGACCACAATATCAGATTTCATATCTTCAGATGAAGCGATAAAAAAACACGAGAGATTTAGAGAAGGTTCCAGTCAGATCATCATGGAAGGGTATAACCTGGGCCAATTAGATTTACAGATTGCTTCTTTTGTCAGTATTTATTTACATCGGATGGAAGTACAAACATTAAATGCGACTGTTGGTACTAAAATTGGCTATGGCGCAGAACTTACACTTTCTTCAGACACCAAAATCAATAATGCGACATTGAACGTGCCTGGAAACAGTAAACTAACTATGCTGGATCCGAAAATTGTAAAAACAAACTATCTTTTGTCAGATAGTGCAACTGTCTCGCTAAACGGAAGAGTCGTGCAAATGATTAAATAAATCTGGTCTGAGCATTTTAAAATTAAGCCGCTGTCTTCTTGAACAAAGACAGCGGCTTTTTCTTTTTTTTAAACAGATTTTATCCTTTGAAAATCAAAATAACCATTTAATGTGCTTTGAATGAGTATAGTTATTCTTTTTTTATATTAAATACTACTAATTCTATGTATAATATATATCTTTGGAATAAGAGACCCTGAAAACGTCTTTTAAACAAAACAATCCTTAACCAAGATTTATTGACATGCAAAGTTTTAGAACGGAGCTGGAGAACCCGGTAGTAGA
The sequence above is drawn from the Pedobacter cryoconitis genome and encodes:
- a CDS encoding ATP-binding cassette domain-containing protein; amino-acid sequence: MIEITNLTFGYSKNSLLFKNLNLKLEAGHIYGLLGKNGAGKSTLLKNLAGLVYPLAGHCTLNHYNAADRLPAFLQELFFIPEELFMPALTAIQFMESTSHFYPGFDAMQFKKMLLQFDVPDDRQLSKLSFGQQKKVMISFGLATNTPLLIMDEPTNGLDIPSKIQFRKIIASALTEERCVIISTHQVRDLDSLIDTLVVLHEKEIVLNNSLDNIAERLLFTTAAQANTETILYTEENTIGVNTISTNTSQKYSRVDMEMLFNAIISGHQSIIDSLK
- a CDS encoding GntR family transcriptional regulator; the protein is MEFRENEAIYLQIAAFVGDNILVEKWIEKLPSVRELAVDLQVNPNTVMRAYEFLQVKEVLVNKRGIGLFVAPDAKEKLKDYRKERFLGQELPEFFKNISLLDISIEEIQQRYETFTKTTK